The following proteins come from a genomic window of Gimesia chilikensis:
- a CDS encoding DUF2332 domain-containing protein has product MNSRLSDAFRAFAVPECRETSPLYCCLTEEIATDAEVLEIASQSRDGQPVPNLLFATVQYLLVANPVHPLVEYYATCTAEPKDPSDAFPLFKDFVLAHQNEIIELLRTRLVQTNEVRRCACLYPAFMYALRHFAPQPLALLEIGCSAGLNLLWDRYRYTYDDSGKIYGDRESPTLITSEFLGKPSAGLEDSLPYVTHRIGVDLHPIDVSIPSEVDWLRALIWPEQHERRQLLETAIRQQQAINLDLRTGDGFADICSFAAEIPTDSLLCIFHTHVANQISLEQGNAFLETIRELARQRDLLHLYNNLPDAHLRLQVFHKGILTRQTLANTDGHGRWLEWLA; this is encoded by the coding sequence ATGAACTCACGTCTGTCTGATGCCTTTCGTGCCTTTGCTGTGCCGGAGTGCCGGGAAACTTCTCCCCTGTATTGTTGTCTGACGGAAGAGATTGCCACAGATGCGGAAGTGCTGGAGATCGCCAGTCAGTCGCGGGACGGACAGCCGGTTCCTAATCTCCTCTTCGCTACCGTCCAATATCTGCTGGTTGCCAACCCGGTTCATCCGCTGGTAGAGTACTATGCGACCTGCACTGCAGAACCCAAAGATCCCTCAGACGCCTTCCCGCTGTTTAAAGATTTCGTACTCGCTCATCAAAATGAAATCATCGAACTGCTGCGAACGCGACTCGTGCAGACCAACGAGGTCCGCCGCTGTGCCTGTCTGTATCCCGCGTTCATGTACGCACTGCGGCACTTTGCCCCTCAACCGCTGGCCCTGCTGGAAATCGGCTGCAGCGCTGGACTGAACCTGCTCTGGGACCGCTATCGTTACACCTACGATGACAGCGGTAAAATCTATGGAGATCGCGAATCACCGACGCTGATCACGTCTGAATTTCTGGGAAAGCCATCTGCAGGGCTCGAAGATTCCCTGCCTTACGTCACACACCGCATCGGCGTCGACCTGCATCCGATTGATGTTTCCATTCCCTCCGAAGTCGACTGGCTGCGGGCACTGATCTGGCCTGAACAGCACGAACGCCGTCAACTGCTGGAAACCGCAATCCGGCAACAACAGGCGATCAATCTCGACCTGCGAACCGGCGACGGTTTTGCAGACATCTGCTCATTCGCTGCAGAGATTCCCACGGACTCCCTGCTCTGTATCTTCCATACGCATGTCGCCAATCAGATCTCACTGGAGCAAGGAAATGCGTTTCTGGAAACGATCCGCGAACTGGCCCGGCAACGCGATCTCCTGCACCTGTATAACAATCTGCCCGACGCTCATTTAAGATTACAGGTTTTCCATAAAGGAATTCTCACCCGACAGACACTCGCCAACACCGACGGACACGGACGCTGGCTGGAATGGCTGGCGTAA
- a CDS encoding DUF4190 domain-containing protein, translated as MAQADLNYTPVAPQAVLSLMLGVFCTLGLFIPWLALLAIPGLVLGLLALKSIRRYELSGHQLARRGIQLSLLFGVLAPVWQLTWYEIRFHSEALPGYTRIDFAAVSKNRTHSEKMWESLLGQPICLKGFAEPRRGGLLQSFRMTSQRQPFSFGNQSDPWEMIIVQLPEETSWEWCYEPIAVSGTLVRNPDAEDDPDAPRFLLKQSTVLPALTSDHFQAPFSGGGGC; from the coding sequence ATGGCTCAGGCAGATTTGAACTATACCCCGGTGGCCCCTCAGGCCGTCCTCTCCCTGATGCTGGGAGTGTTCTGCACTTTGGGGCTCTTCATTCCCTGGCTGGCGCTACTCGCAATTCCGGGTCTCGTTCTGGGTCTGCTTGCATTGAAATCGATACGCCGTTATGAACTCAGTGGCCATCAACTCGCACGCAGGGGCATCCAGCTCTCACTTTTATTTGGAGTACTCGCTCCCGTCTGGCAGCTCACCTGGTACGAAATCCGCTTTCACTCAGAGGCTCTCCCCGGTTACACGCGGATCGACTTCGCTGCTGTTTCGAAGAACAGAACACACTCTGAGAAAATGTGGGAATCACTGCTCGGACAGCCGATCTGCCTGAAAGGCTTTGCAGAGCCGCGGCGGGGAGGTCTGCTCCAGTCCTTCCGCATGACCAGTCAGAGGCAACCCTTTTCATTTGGAAATCAGTCTGATCCGTGGGAAATGATTATAGTGCAGCTTCCGGAAGAAACCAGTTGGGAGTGGTGCTACGAACCGATCGCAGTCTCCGGCACGCTGGTTCGTAACCCGGATGCCGAAGATGACCCCGATGCGCCTCGCTTCCTGTTGAAACAGAGTACCGTCTTACCGGCTCTGACTTCCGATCATTTTCAGGCACCGTTTTCAGGAGGGGGAGGCTGTTGA
- a CDS encoding alpha/beta hydrolase — MSTLLNRRQMLGVCAAGASTLCLPSLTRAKQAKTKMKTFTFKKVGNLEIKADVHRADDNQTRPVMVWFHGGALIVGHRGGVSGRVLKDMLNTGYTVVSFDYRLAPETKLPEIIADLEDGFTWLHEKGPDLFNVDTSKVAVSGGSAGGCLTMIAGYRTRPRPTVLVPFWGYGDLIGDWIGKPSPHDRHQTDITKAEALRQVGDGAIADSRESQKNRGEFYKYCRQHGTWPQAISGWDHHRNPEKFYPYMTLKNVTKDYPPTLMVHGTKDTDVPYEQSTLMAEQLKQHGVEHQLVTIPGGEHGLVGGDPKLIEAAYQQAFQFMHERMS, encoded by the coding sequence ATGTCTACGCTGCTGAATCGTCGTCAAATGCTGGGAGTCTGTGCTGCCGGCGCCTCAACTTTGTGTCTGCCCTCACTCACCCGGGCGAAGCAGGCCAAAACCAAAATGAAAACCTTCACCTTCAAAAAGGTGGGGAACCTGGAAATCAAAGCCGACGTGCACCGGGCCGATGATAACCAGACGCGGCCCGTCATGGTCTGGTTTCATGGCGGTGCCCTGATCGTCGGACATCGGGGGGGCGTGAGTGGCCGTGTGCTGAAAGACATGCTGAATACCGGCTATACCGTGGTCTCCTTTGACTACCGCCTGGCCCCCGAGACGAAGCTGCCCGAAATCATAGCTGACCTCGAAGACGGATTTACGTGGCTGCATGAGAAAGGCCCCGACCTCTTCAATGTCGACACCAGCAAAGTCGCGGTCTCCGGCGGTTCCGCGGGTGGCTGTCTGACGATGATCGCCGGCTATCGTACCCGGCCCCGGCCGACAGTTCTCGTTCCATTCTGGGGCTATGGAGATCTGATCGGCGACTGGATCGGCAAGCCCAGCCCGCATGACAGACATCAGACGGACATTACGAAAGCAGAAGCGCTGCGACAGGTGGGCGACGGAGCGATTGCCGACTCGCGCGAGAGTCAGAAAAATCGAGGCGAGTTCTATAAGTATTGTCGCCAGCACGGAACCTGGCCGCAGGCAATCTCCGGCTGGGATCATCACCGTAATCCCGAAAAGTTCTATCCCTACATGACGCTGAAAAATGTTACAAAAGACTATCCCCCCACGTTGATGGTTCACGGGACCAAAGACACCGATGTACCTTATGAGCAGTCGACTCTAATGGCCGAGCAGCTCAAACAGCATGGAGTGGAACACCAGCTCGTCACGATTCCGGGAGGCGAGCACGGCCTGGTCGGCGGTGATCCGAAACTGATCGAAGCCGCCTACCAGCAGGCCTTTCAATTCATGCACGAACGGATGAGCTAA